The Salvelinus namaycush isolate Seneca chromosome 16, SaNama_1.0, whole genome shotgun sequence genome has a segment encoding these proteins:
- the cd37 gene encoding leukocyte antigen CD37 isoform X4 gives MPAPPYMSFSVFSYFLVIGGSATMSLGFIGCLGALKEVKCMLGMYFFLLSILLAAQIVGAALLFTQRTSLESKVEEHVLHLIASFGKNESNYLNLEKTLDYVQQEIHCCGWTGPSIWLEAPCSCYHPINNTQNASNSSEMCDCNDIRSFSNYTMCDIYQKGCRESIREWLDENMLIIFAVLLAVMTVECLQWVCLLVLCCLSCTPCPCCHPSKTEGRHFQLSSYVV, from the exons A TGCCTGCCCCTCCCTATATGTCTTTTTCTGTCTTCTCCTATTTTCTGGTCATTGGTGGAAGTGCGACGATGTCGTTGGGCTTCATCGGGTGTCTGGGTGCATTGAAGGAGGTGAAATGCATGTTAGGAATG TATTTCTTCCTGCTCTCCATCCTTCTTGCTGCTCAGATTGTGGGAGCGGCTCTGCTCTTCACTCAGAGGACTTCA CTTGAGAGCAAAGTCGAAGAGCATGTCCTGCATCTCATTGCATCATTTGGCAAGAACGAATCCAACTATCTGAATTTGGAAAAGACTCTGGACTACGTGCAGCAGGAG ATTCATTGTTGTGGATGGACAGGACCAAGCATCTGGTTGGAGGCACCCTGCTCCTGTTACCACCCCATCAATAACACCCAGAATGCCTCAAATTCTTCTGAAATGTGTGACTGCAATGACATCCGGTCTTTTTCAAATTACACAATGTGTGACATCTATCAAAAA GGGTGCAGAGAGAGTATTAGAGAGTGGTTGGACGAGAATATGCTCATTATTTTTGCCGTGCTACTTGCTGTGATGACGGTGGAG TGTCTCCAATGGGTGTGTCTCCTGGTTCTTTGTTGTTTGAGTTGTACTCCATGTCCATGTTGTCATCCCTCAAAGACTGAAGGCAGGCACTTTCAACTTTCCAG ctatgTGGTATGA
- the cd37 gene encoding leukocyte antigen CD37 isoform X3, translated as MASQGCIGLIKYFLFLFNLLFFCAGALLLSLGIWIVLAETSFFMPAPPYMSFSVFSYFLVIGGSATMSLGFIGCLGALKEVKCMLGMYFFLLSILLAAQIVGAALLFTQRTSLESKVEEHVLHLIASFGKNESNYLNLEKTLDYVQQEIHCCGWTGPSIWLEAPCSCYHPINNTQNASNSSEMCDCNDIRSFSNYTMCDIYQKGCRESIREWLDENMLIIFAVLLAVMTVECLQWVCLLVLCCLSCTPCPCCHPSKTEGRHFQLSSYVV; from the exons ATGGCATCCCAAGGCTGTATAGGTCTCATCAAATATTTCCTATTTCTTTTCAATCTCCTTTTTTTC TGTGCGGGCGCCCTCCTGCTGTCACTTGGGATATGGATAGTCCTTGCTGAGACAAGCTTCTTCA TGCCTGCCCCTCCCTATATGTCTTTTTCTGTCTTCTCCTATTTTCTGGTCATTGGTGGAAGTGCGACGATGTCGTTGGGCTTCATCGGGTGTCTGGGTGCATTGAAGGAGGTGAAATGCATGTTAGGAATG TATTTCTTCCTGCTCTCCATCCTTCTTGCTGCTCAGATTGTGGGAGCGGCTCTGCTCTTCACTCAGAGGACTTCA CTTGAGAGCAAAGTCGAAGAGCATGTCCTGCATCTCATTGCATCATTTGGCAAGAACGAATCCAACTATCTGAATTTGGAAAAGACTCTGGACTACGTGCAGCAGGAG ATTCATTGTTGTGGATGGACAGGACCAAGCATCTGGTTGGAGGCACCCTGCTCCTGTTACCACCCCATCAATAACACCCAGAATGCCTCAAATTCTTCTGAAATGTGTGACTGCAATGACATCCGGTCTTTTTCAAATTACACAATGTGTGACATCTATCAAAAA GGGTGCAGAGAGAGTATTAGAGAGTGGTTGGACGAGAATATGCTCATTATTTTTGCCGTGCTACTTGCTGTGATGACGGTGGAG TGTCTCCAATGGGTGTGTCTCCTGGTTCTTTGTTGTTTGAGTTGTACTCCATGTCCATGTTGTCATCCCTCAAAGACTGAAGGCAGGCACTTTCAACTTTCCAG ctatgTGGTATGA
- the cd37 gene encoding leukocyte antigen CD37 isoform X2, which translates to MTNITLQSTCRRYRMASQGCIGLIKYFLFLFNLLFFCAGALLLSLGIWIVLAETSFFMPAPPYMSFSVFSYFLVIGGSATMSLGFIGCLGALKEVKCMLGMYFFLLSILLAAQIVGAALLFTQRTSLESKVEEHVLHLIASFGKNESNYLNLEKTLDYVQQEIHCCGWTGPSIWLEAPCSCYHPINNTQNASNSSEMCDCNDIRSFSNYTMCDIYQKGCRESIREWLDENMLIIFAVLLAVMTVELCGMTLSMCLYRWTGLDYSMLMQYS; encoded by the exons ATGACCAACATTACACTGCAGTCGACTTGTAGAAG ATACAGAATGGCATCCCAAGGCTGTATAGGTCTCATCAAATATTTCCTATTTCTTTTCAATCTCCTTTTTTTC TGTGCGGGCGCCCTCCTGCTGTCACTTGGGATATGGATAGTCCTTGCTGAGACAAGCTTCTTCA TGCCTGCCCCTCCCTATATGTCTTTTTCTGTCTTCTCCTATTTTCTGGTCATTGGTGGAAGTGCGACGATGTCGTTGGGCTTCATCGGGTGTCTGGGTGCATTGAAGGAGGTGAAATGCATGTTAGGAATG TATTTCTTCCTGCTCTCCATCCTTCTTGCTGCTCAGATTGTGGGAGCGGCTCTGCTCTTCACTCAGAGGACTTCA CTTGAGAGCAAAGTCGAAGAGCATGTCCTGCATCTCATTGCATCATTTGGCAAGAACGAATCCAACTATCTGAATTTGGAAAAGACTCTGGACTACGTGCAGCAGGAG ATTCATTGTTGTGGATGGACAGGACCAAGCATCTGGTTGGAGGCACCCTGCTCCTGTTACCACCCCATCAATAACACCCAGAATGCCTCAAATTCTTCTGAAATGTGTGACTGCAATGACATCCGGTCTTTTTCAAATTACACAATGTGTGACATCTATCAAAAA GGGTGCAGAGAGAGTATTAGAGAGTGGTTGGACGAGAATATGCTCATTATTTTTGCCGTGCTACTTGCTGTGATGACGGTGGAG ctatgTGGTATGACCCTTTCGATGTGTCTGTATAGATGGACCGGCCTGGATTACAGCATGCTGATGCAATACTCATAA
- the cd37 gene encoding leukocyte antigen CD37 isoform X1 produces MTNITLQSTCRRYRMASQGCIGLIKYFLFLFNLLFFCAGALLLSLGIWIVLAETSFFMPAPPYMSFSVFSYFLVIGGSATMSLGFIGCLGALKEVKCMLGMYFFLLSILLAAQIVGAALLFTQRTSLESKVEEHVLHLIASFGKNESNYLNLEKTLDYVQQEIHCCGWTGPSIWLEAPCSCYHPINNTQNASNSSEMCDCNDIRSFSNYTMCDIYQKGCRESIREWLDENMLIIFAVLLAVMTVECLQWVCLLVLCCLSCTPCPCCHPSKTEGRHFQLSSYVV; encoded by the exons ATGACCAACATTACACTGCAGTCGACTTGTAGAAG ATACAGAATGGCATCCCAAGGCTGTATAGGTCTCATCAAATATTTCCTATTTCTTTTCAATCTCCTTTTTTTC TGTGCGGGCGCCCTCCTGCTGTCACTTGGGATATGGATAGTCCTTGCTGAGACAAGCTTCTTCA TGCCTGCCCCTCCCTATATGTCTTTTTCTGTCTTCTCCTATTTTCTGGTCATTGGTGGAAGTGCGACGATGTCGTTGGGCTTCATCGGGTGTCTGGGTGCATTGAAGGAGGTGAAATGCATGTTAGGAATG TATTTCTTCCTGCTCTCCATCCTTCTTGCTGCTCAGATTGTGGGAGCGGCTCTGCTCTTCACTCAGAGGACTTCA CTTGAGAGCAAAGTCGAAGAGCATGTCCTGCATCTCATTGCATCATTTGGCAAGAACGAATCCAACTATCTGAATTTGGAAAAGACTCTGGACTACGTGCAGCAGGAG ATTCATTGTTGTGGATGGACAGGACCAAGCATCTGGTTGGAGGCACCCTGCTCCTGTTACCACCCCATCAATAACACCCAGAATGCCTCAAATTCTTCTGAAATGTGTGACTGCAATGACATCCGGTCTTTTTCAAATTACACAATGTGTGACATCTATCAAAAA GGGTGCAGAGAGAGTATTAGAGAGTGGTTGGACGAGAATATGCTCATTATTTTTGCCGTGCTACTTGCTGTGATGACGGTGGAG TGTCTCCAATGGGTGTGTCTCCTGGTTCTTTGTTGTTTGAGTTGTACTCCATGTCCATGTTGTCATCCCTCAAAGACTGAAGGCAGGCACTTTCAACTTTCCAG ctatgTGGTATGA